The genomic stretch ATAGCAGAAGTTAAAAACTTACGTGTACTTGATGCAGACGCGATTCAGGTTTTACGTGAAATGCCAAACAACAGCATTAACTGCGTACAACTTTACTTCCCAGACCCATGGCAAAAGAAACGTCATTTCAAACGTCGTTTTGTTATTCACGAGCGTATGCAATTGGTTGAACAAAAACTTGAGCTCGGTGGTACATTCCACGCAGCAACAGACTGGGAACCGTATGCTGAGTGGATGTTAGATGTTTTAGACAACCGTCCAAACCTTGAAAACTTGGCAGGTAAAGGTAACAGCTACCCACGTCCAGACTGGCGCCCAGTGACTAAGTTTGAACGCCGTGGCATTGAGTCAGGTCATAAAATTAATGACTTTATCTTTAAGAAGATAAAGTAAGAAACAGGGCTTAGTAACAAACTAGGCCCTTTTCATTTCAATATTAAAAATTAAATAAACTTATAATTTATCTTGTCCATTTTTCTGGCTAAATAATGATTGCCAATTGAACTCAATCTAGCTATTTATAGAGACTGGTACTTGCCATACTAAAAATACTAAGGACAACACATGTTAAAAATTTTAGGGCGTGATAATTCCATTAATGTTCGCAAAGTCTTATGGCTGTGTGAAGAACTAAATCTTGAATATGAAAGAGAAGATTGGGGTCGAGGCTTTCGCTCTGCTCAATCACCTGAATATTTACAATTAAATCCAAATGGTCAAATTCCTGTTGTTATAGATGGCGATTTAGTCCTTTGGCAATCCAACAGTATTATCCGTTATTTGGCAAATGCTTACGATAAAGAACATCAGCTTTACCCTACTCAAGCAAAAGAAAGATTTTTTGTTGACCAATGGATTGATTGGCAAGCGATCGAGCTGAATAACAGCTGGACTTATACAATTATGTCTCTGTTGAGACATTCACCAGATCATCAAGATCCAAACTTATTACAACAAGGTATTGATGACTGGAATCATCATATGCAGATTCTCGATCAACAACTAGCAAAAACTCAAGCCTATGTTGCTGGTTCACAATTTAGCTTAGCTGATATTCCAATTGGTCTATCTGTACAGCGCTGGAAGGCTACTCCTTTTGACCATCCAACACTTAAGCATGTCGATCAATATTTTGAACTGTTAAATCAACGTGCAGGCTTCTTAAAATGGGGTAATAACGGCGAACCTTAATTTTTGAATAAACTTTAGTCCGAGTGATGGCGTTTCAAAATGCCATCACTTAAAAGTTGATACACCTGTTTTAAATCAATTCGATTTGCTTGAGCCAATAAGTCTTGATGCATTGCCAAGATATTCTGATCTCCCCTTACCGCAGGCCCAGTTTGCATTTGCTTTGGATCATTTTCAGTCGCTTTTTTTGCTGTTTCTATAATTAAAGGATAGAGCAAACTAAAGTCGACCTGTTCTTTATCTACTACCTGCTTTGCCATATCAAAACAATAGTTACTAAAATTACAGGCAAATACTGCTGCTAAATGCAAAGTTAAACGCTGTTTTGACGTGTATTGATATACCCTCTTACTTAGGCTATTTGCTAAATTTAAAAGTAGTTTTTGATCGGCATCTGTTACCGCTTCAACAAATAATGGTGTGGCTTGCCAATCGACGTCTCTTTCAAAGCTAAATGTCTGTAATGGATAAAATACCCCTGCTTTTTTATGCACATGACTGATAACTTCAATATCTGTGCTACCAGAGGTGTGAACCATAAGTGTTTCAGGAAGCAATTCATGAATCTGCTTTGCAAGCTCTGCAATCGCGCTATCTGAAACCGCTAAAATGATAAGATCAGTCTGTTGAAATTCTCGAAGAGACTGACAGGCTTTTGCTTGGATTTTCTCTGCAAATTTCTGGGTCTTCTCAAAATCACGCGCATAGACTTGTACGATGTGATGACCTTGAGCCAAAAGTACTTTTGCCAAATGAAAGGCAACTCGCCCACTTCCCACCAAACTGATTTTCATATCAATCCAACACTATTTGTTTCAACAAAAAAGCTTCTCAAAATGAGAAGCTTTTTTCAAATTAAAATAACTAATTTTTAATTCATCAGAGCATTATTGAGCTACTGAAAACTCGATACGACGGTTTTTAAAACGTCCTTCTTCTGTCGTGTTCTCTGCAACTGGTTGATCAGAGCCATGACCTTGTGCAACTAATTTAGACCCGTCTACACCTTTAGATGTTAAATAGTCGACTACTGCTTGAGCACGGCGTTGTGATAAAGCTTTATTTGCTGCTGCATTACCCGTCGAGTCAGTGTGACCACCCACATTTAATTTCACACCGCTTACTTTATTTAAGAGTGTTGCAGCTTGATCAAGAATGGCTTTGTTGTCTGCTGGAATATCGCTTGAGCCACTCGCAAAGTTAATGATTTGCAAGTTAAGTGCTTTTACTAATGCATTTACATCGACATTATTCGGGTCAATTGAGCCCAAAGCAGTTTGCGAAGCAGTTAAGCTATTACTTACAGACTGTTCAGCTGTTTCTGGTGCTGTAGAAACGACTTCAGTGTGAGGAACAAGTGCTTTTACTTTTGAGGTTAATGCTGCTAACGCTGCTGCATCACCTGCTTTCAAAGTAATTTTGTCACCTATCCATTCTAAAGATGCATTTGGAACACCTTTTAATGCACCAAGTACACCCGCAAGCGCATCTTTGTCTGTAAATCCAGCCGCATAAGTTTGACTAGTATCCACATTACAATCTTGAGTTGATGAGAAAACTTGCTTAACTTGGGTTTGTAGTGTTGCTAAGAATCCTTGATCACCAATACCTGCCTGACACTGGCTCACAGCACCTTTATCATCTGTACTTAAGGTTAAACTCGCAGGCGCGGCTGCAGTAGTAGCTTCAACACCGCTGGCAGCCGTAGGTTCAGGTGCTGGTACAGCTTCTTTATGCTGACAAGAACGCCATAACCAAGCAATGATAAGACCCAAAATAATTAAGGCAATAATAGGGAGGAACCCACGAGATTTGCCTGTTTTTTCACTGGCTGCAGCTAATGGTGGGGCTGCTGAAGTTGCATGTGGAACTGAAGATAAACCTGCACCAAGTCCTAAAGGAGCTAATAGACCTACTGCCCATCCCGGTAAATGCGAACGAATAGTATCTGCATGCTGACGTAAATAATTCACAATACTCTGTTGATCATTTCCGGCAACATCCGAAATTGCATTAAGGCTAGGTTTAATTGCACTGTTGAGTGTGCTTTCGATTTCATTATTTGGTGCTGTACCACTTAAATGAGTCAGTACAGTATTCTTGATTTGATCATTATGAGAAAAAAGGTCTGATAACGAAGGAGCCAAACTGTTTTTTAATTGTCCAATAAGATCAGGTTTAGCAGCTAATAATGAAAGTAAAATTGGATAAAACTTAGATAAAGCATTCGACTTTTCGCCTAGGTATCCGTCCTGGTTATTTAATAATGTTGTTGATACTTTTTCTTTAAGCAGTTCTATAGGGTTTATCGACATTGATTATTCTCCCGAATCTTATAAGTCGTAACCAGCAACTTTTGATTATTCAAATACTTCTCTTTGCTGATAGTTTTTTATTCTAATCCGTGCTCAATCTTTTGTTGTTTTTTAAATAATTTATATACAAATTACCATCTATTATTTACAAAACAGGTAGACCTCATTGATCTACCTGTTTATATTTTAAATTTACTTTAACTAAGCGTTTGATCAGTTAGCAAAAGTTTGAAGTACTTTACCCGTAAGGTCTTGACCCAATAATGGGGTGTTTTTTCCTTGTGATAAAATAGTTTCTTTGCTTACCGTCCAGCTTAATTCAGGATCTACTAATACCCATCCTGCTTCATCTTTCCAACGCGTAGTCATATTAGCAACCTGCGCAGGCACGCTGGTCACTTTTTCAACCCACTCTAAAGGTTCGAATAAACCTTCATTAATAAGCTGAATACCTAAAGATACATAGGTATCAAAAGCGGTAATGCCCGGTTGAGTTTCAGCAAACGGCGCCATTTTGGCAGAACTGCTTAAAGGCTCATGATGCGTACAAATCGCATCAATCACGCCTTCTTTTAAGCCTTGACGTAAAAGTTCTTTATCTTGCTCAGAACGCAATGGTGGACGGACATGCGCAAGTGAATTGAAACCATCAGTTAAGTGTTCAGTTAAATGCAACTGATGCATTGCGACATCGGCAGTCACAGGTAAACCTTTTGCTTTAGCTGCGCGAATTAATTCAACCGATGCACCGCAAGATAACAAACCAAAGTGAGCTTTTACGCCAGTTGCTTCAATCATAAGCAGATACTTTGCAATCGCTACAGTTTCAGCAATTGCCGGAATCATCGGCAAACCTTGGCGAGAAGCAATAAAGCCTTCGTGTGCACATCCATCTTTAGCAATCTGTGGCTCTTCAGCATAAAACACAACCGTTAGACCAAGACCCGCTGCATATTCCAAAGTACGAATAACTACATCGTCATTTTCAAAAGCAGCATTCGCATTAGAAACAGCAGTACAACCACCTTTTTTCAGGCCAGCCATGTTTGCTGGTTGCTTACCATTTAAACCTTGGGTTTGAGCACCAATAATATGCATGTGAATGCCCCCATCATGCCATGCCTTTTCAATCAAGCCATGAATGAGAGCACCGTTGTCTTGTACAATCGGCTTTGAATCAGGTGGTGTAATAACATGCAAAATACCATTGGCACGTGCTGCCTTACCTTCTGATTTCAATGTTCCGTGTTGCTGTTGACCCGGTTCACGCAAACGCGCGCATAAATCAACCATGGTTGGCATTAACCATTTACCTTGGCCGTCAATGGTTTGCTCAACTTGCTCTACTGGAGCAACCAACTTGCCATTTTCAATATATACAGTTTGTACGCTGTCTGTTTTTTGGATTGGGTCTAACACACGTACATTTTCAATTTTTACAATACTCATGTGATCCATTCCTTACAACGTAATCGCTTCAATTAAACCTTGCTCTTGGAGTTGGCCTTGCATTGATAACGCCAATACCGCCATACGAACTGCAATACCATTGGTCACTTGTTTCAAAATAACCGACTGGTCTCCATCAGCAACACTTGAATCAATTTCTACACCACGATTCATTGGTCCCGGGTGCATTACAATACAATCCGGTTTAGCTAAACCAAGACGTTCTTTGTTTAAGCCATACATTCTGTAGAATTCAGACTGTGAAGATAATGCTGGTGAGTCAATACGCTCATTTTGAATACGTAAAGCAATAATCACATCACAATCTGCAATCCCAGCATCCATGTTGTTGAATAAGCGAACATGCTCGCCATATTCAGAAAAGCCCACTGGCAATAATGTATTCGGTGCAATCACACGAATATCTTTACAGCCCAATGTTTGCAGTGCAGCCACATCTGAACGTGCAACACGAGAGTGTTTAATGTCACCAATAATGGCAACGCTTAAATCTTCAAATGGTTTTTTAGTTTCACGGCGAATCGTCAGCATATCGAGCATCGCTTGCGTTGGATGTGCATGACGGCCATCCCCTGCATTAATAATTGCGACTTTTGGACATACATCTTTAGCAATGAAATGTGCAGCACCCGAAGATGAATGGCGAACAACAAAAATATCCGCTGCCATTGCTTCAAGATTCCAGAGCGTATCGCGCAGGGTTTCACCTTTTGAAGTACTTGAACGTGCAATATCAATGTTCAGTACATTAGCAGACAAACGTTTTGCTGCTGCTTCAAAAGTAGTA from Acinetobacter pittii encodes the following:
- the pyrX gene encoding dihydroorotase; this encodes MSIVKIENVRVLDPIQKTDSVQTVYIENGKLVAPVEQVEQTIDGQGKWLMPTMVDLCARLREPGQQQHGTLKSEGKAARANGILHVITPPDSKPIVQDNGALIHGLIEKAWHDGGIHMHIIGAQTQGLNGKQPANMAGLKKGGCTAVSNANAAFENDDVVIRTLEYAAGLGLTVVFYAEEPQIAKDGCAHEGFIASRQGLPMIPAIAETVAIAKYLLMIEATGVKAHFGLLSCGASVELIRAAKAKGLPVTADVAMHQLHLTEHLTDGFNSLAHVRPPLRSEQDKELLRQGLKEGVIDAICTHHEPLSSSAKMAPFAETQPGITAFDTYVSLGIQLINEGLFEPLEWVEKVTSVPAQVANMTTRWKDEAGWVLVDPELSWTVSKETILSQGKNTPLLGQDLTGKVLQTFAN
- a CDS encoding Rossmann-like and DUF2520 domain-containing protein, whose product is MKISLVGSGRVAFHLAKVLLAQGHHIVQVYARDFEKTQKFAEKIQAKACQSLREFQQTDLIILAVSDSAIAELAKQIHELLPETLMVHTSGSTDIEVISHVHKKAGVFYPLQTFSFERDVDWQATPLFVEAVTDADQKLLLNLANSLSKRVYQYTSKQRLTLHLAAVFACNFSNYCFDMAKQVVDKEQVDFSLLYPLIIETAKKATENDPKQMQTGPAVRGDQNILAMHQDLLAQANRIDLKQVYQLLSDGILKRHHSD
- the pyrB gene encoding aspartate carbamoyltransferase catalytic subunit yields the protein MHIAALHQPSQVQLNQDGNLKHFLTIEGLSKENLTKILDTAQSFLDDNNNLINRPLLEGLTVMNLFFENSTRTRTTFEAAAKRLSANVLNIDIARSSTSKGETLRDTLWNLEAMAADIFVVRHSSSGAAHFIAKDVCPKVAIINAGDGRHAHPTQAMLDMLTIRRETKKPFEDLSVAIIGDIKHSRVARSDVAALQTLGCKDIRVIAPNTLLPVGFSEYGEHVRLFNNMDAGIADCDVIIALRIQNERIDSPALSSQSEFYRMYGLNKERLGLAKPDCIVMHPGPMNRGVEIDSSVADGDQSVILKQVTNGIAVRMAVLALSMQGQLQEQGLIEAITL
- the trmB gene encoding tRNA (guanosine(46)-N7)-methyltransferase TrmB, producing MSIDQLETQIADLDNLPEHREIVTFMRRSAPLNTSQRTALEQHRDLILEYPVGDLRQHFEHPERPLTVEIGFGMGRSLVLMAKANPERNYVGIEVHVPGIAQCLYEAGIAEVKNLRVLDADAIQVLREMPNNSINCVQLYFPDPWQKKRHFKRRFVIHERMQLVEQKLELGGTFHAATDWEPYAEWMLDVLDNRPNLENLAGKGNSYPRPDWRPVTKFERRGIESGHKINDFIFKKIK
- a CDS encoding OmpA family protein, with the translated sequence MSINPIELLKEKVSTTLLNNQDGYLGEKSNALSKFYPILLSLLAAKPDLIGQLKNSLAPSLSDLFSHNDQIKNTVLTHLSGTAPNNEIESTLNSAIKPSLNAISDVAGNDQQSIVNYLRQHADTIRSHLPGWAVGLLAPLGLGAGLSSVPHATSAAPPLAAASEKTGKSRGFLPIIALIILGLIIAWLWRSCQHKEAVPAPEPTAASGVEATTAAAPASLTLSTDDKGAVSQCQAGIGDQGFLATLQTQVKQVFSSTQDCNVDTSQTYAAGFTDKDALAGVLGALKGVPNASLEWIGDKITLKAGDAAALAALTSKVKALVPHTEVVSTAPETAEQSVSNSLTASQTALGSIDPNNVDVNALVKALNLQIINFASGSSDIPADNKAILDQAATLLNKVSGVKLNVGGHTDSTGNAAANKALSQRRAQAVVDYLTSKGVDGSKLVAQGHGSDQPVAENTTEEGRFKNRRIEFSVAQ
- the yliJ gene encoding glutathione S-transferase family protein produces the protein MLKILGRDNSINVRKVLWLCEELNLEYEREDWGRGFRSAQSPEYLQLNPNGQIPVVIDGDLVLWQSNSIIRYLANAYDKEHQLYPTQAKERFFVDQWIDWQAIELNNSWTYTIMSLLRHSPDHQDPNLLQQGIDDWNHHMQILDQQLAKTQAYVAGSQFSLADIPIGLSVQRWKATPFDHPTLKHVDQYFELLNQRAGFLKWGNNGEP